A stretch of DNA from Thiohalophilus sp.:
CCGACCAGCAATAAAAACGACAGAAACAGGATAGCTATCCCACGCATGGTTTTTATCCTAACGTAAAGTGCCAACCAAAACAAACCCTTTAAAACCACACAAGAGACGATGACATAAAAGTGAAATAAACAACGGTCGCCATGCCGCCTGGCATCAATTGTTACCGGGCGTATCCTTTCCTAGAGGGATGGCGGTTATTTTTTGTAGTCATCTTGGTGCGATACCCTTGTGTGCCGAAGTAAGCTGTAAACATATTAATTATGAAAGAATACGCTTGATGAAAGAAGCAGACAAATGAATCTGTTCGCGGCCTGGTTCTGGTATGTGGCGGCGGCAGTTTTTGAAATTGCCGGTTGTTATACGCTATGGATGTGGTTGCGCCTTGATCGCAGCGCGCTTTGGCTATTGCCAGGCATCATCGCGCTTTTTCTGTTCGCCGCTATTTTGACCCGTGTCGATCTGAGCCTGGCCGGACGCACCTATGCCGCGTACGGCGGGATTTACATTATTGCCTCGTTGGTCTGGGTCGTGATTGTAGAACAGAGTCGTCCCCTACCCAGTGATATTCTTGGTGCGGCAATCATTTTGCTGGGTTCAGCGGTGATCCTGATGGGCGGAAGATTGTCAGGCTCATGATGCCAACCTCGGGGACACCCTGGTCATGGTACCCCTGCTTGATGCGTTGTAGATCGGCCAGCGCTGGTTCTGCAAAATAGCGCCGTTTAAATGAGCCTGCCACTGGCCTGGCCCTTCGGGCAGGGACGA
This window harbors:
- a CDS encoding YnfA family protein — translated: MNLFAAWFWYVAAAVFEIAGCYTLWMWLRLDRSALWLLPGIIALFLFAAILTRVDLSLAGRTYAAYGGIYIIASLVWVVIVEQSRPLPSDILGAAIILLGSAVILMGGRLSGS